The proteins below are encoded in one region of Mya arenaria isolate MELC-2E11 chromosome 15, ASM2691426v1:
- the LOC128220251 gene encoding basic immunoglobulin-like variable motif-containing protein isoform X1, translating to MGNLITKFFTRTSWYKVQNGTTDNAKLRIGQPLLNENDKDLLELKSKGSNCKNFIEEGTSVDGVIFSWLEIQLLEKIIADVKSGNYQKAGKNVDILHGINGYWKGTGVYQKIPIEEGKEDVPKIDREKEEDANSDDSKSELLESSDKTDDKEQSSCTVADNLTASTSNSSSVLQDGLSSTIDDEYATERVEAFEKTIKKTVTWNTTAEENAINENKAEKLQVSSLQSEHDGSGESCRPHDLFLDLDNNKDIEEDSLEEDDDNADETSPKGLFKSGKAGASWEVELGNERSRIAVARSGLDGKLNKRLQALTQARSQNSGERYIPPRVLVSANQIAQRKVLDLKRWYCMSRPQYKTSCGISSLVSCWNYLFSTLGHGNLHPITQEEALTTLTFRPPFSDIRFGPFTGNGTLIRWFRHLNDHFKVRGRCFYVYKPHGKNRTENVTAEDALAAMKKGLQDQNTTFIYHCQNHYFSPIGYEDVPLSPTEAYASSVEDSDTWILIGDPSRKHPSVHCKRWEDIVADLNCQNPEYLDIRRLDKGIQKRNTKKKGGNLHCIIGFQRSPFLSTRRTNIPMLTSRTLSPNRGCSHEARTLSPGRVHDHVRVERTVSPVRKSPTSPGPHSLADKPADVEMRYELFLPNDEEDDEGMCDDSTTCSEGSMLL from the exons ATGGGAAACTTAATAACAAAATTCTTCACAAGAACAAGCTGGTATAAAGTACAGAATGGAACTACAGATAATGCAAAATTGAGGATCGGGCAGCCTCTTCTTAATGAAAATGACAAGGACTTGCTTGAATTAAAATCAAAGGGCAGTAACTGTAAAAACTTCATTGAAGAAGGAACATCTGTTGATGGAGTTATCTTTTCCTGGCTAGAGATACAGCTTTTGGAAAAGATCATTGCTGATGTGAAGAGCGGGAATTATCAGAAAGCtggaaaaaatgttgatatctTACATGGTATAAATG GTTACTGGAAAGGCACTGGTGTGTACCAGAAAATACCCATAGAAGAAGGTAAAGAAGATGTGCCAAAGATAGACAGAGAAAAGGAGGAGGATGCTAATTCAGATGACAGCAAATCTGAACTGTTAGAAAGTTCTGATAAAACTGATGATAAAGAACAAAGCTCTTGTACGGTTGCAGATAATCTTACTGCAAGTACTAGTAATAGTTCATCTGTTTTACAAGATGGACTTAGCAGTACAATTGATGATGAGTATGCCACAGAAAGAGTTGAAGCCTTTGAAAAGACAATTAAAAAGACAGTAACTTGGAACACAACTGCAGAAGAAAATGCCATCAATGAGAACAAAGCAGAAAAACTGCAAGTCTCAAGCCTGCAAAGTGAACATGATGGTTCTGGAGAATCCTGCAGGCCTCATGATTTATTTCTGGATTTGGACAATAATAAAGACATCGAAGAAGATAGTCTTgaagaagatgatgataatGCAGATGAAACCAGTCCTAAGGGGTTGTTTAAATCTGGCAAAGCAGGGGCTAGTTGGGAGGTTGAATTGGGCAATGAAAGGTCAAGAATTGCAGTTGCAAGATCAGGGCTAGATGGTAAATTGAATAAAAGACTGCAGGCATTAACCCAGGCCAGATCACAGAATTCAGGAGAGCGATACATTCCACCAAGGGTTTTGGTGTCTGCGAACCAGATAGCCCAGAGAAAGGTTCTTGATTTAAAGAGATG GTATTGCATGAGTAGGCCACAATACAAGACCTCCTGCGGGATCTCCTCCTTAGTGTCATGTTGGAACTACCTGTTCAGCACACTTGGACATGGCAA TTTGCACCCCATCACCCAGGAAGAGGCACTAACAACTCTTACTTTCCGCCCACCATTTAGCGACATCAGATTTGGGCCATTCACTGGGAATGGAACACTCATCAG ATGGTTTCGTCACCTGAACGACCATTTTAAAGTGCGTGGCCGTTGTTTCTACGTATACAAGCCCCATGGAAAGAATCGAACAGAAAACGTGACAGCAGAAGATGCTCTTGCTGCCATGAAGAAGGGCCTCCAGGACCAGAATACAACCTTCATCTACCATTGCCAGAACCACTACTTTTCTCCTATTGGCTATGAGGATGTGCCTCTGTCACCCACTGAGGCCTACGC AAGCAGTGTGGAGGATTCTGACACATGGATTCTTATTGGAGATCCCAGCAGAAAACACCCCAGTGTTCACTGTAAAAG ATGGGAGGATATAGTTGCAGACCTCAACTGTCAGAACCCGGAGTATCTGGATATAAGGAGACTTGACAAGGGCATACAGAAGAGAAACACTAAGAAG AAAGGAGGAAACCTGCACTGTATCATAGGGTTTCAAAGAAGTCCGTTTCTGAGCACAAGGAGGACCAACATCCCAATGCTTACCAGTCGTACGCTGAGCCCAAACAGGGGTTGTAGCCATGAAGCTCGGACACTGAGCCCAGGGAGGGTACACGACCATGTGCGAGTGGAGAGAACTGTTAGCCCTGTGAGGAAATCACCCACATCACCTGGCCCTCATTCTTTGGCTGATAAGCCAGCTGATGTTGAAATGAG GTATGAGTTGTTCCTTCCTAACGATGAAGAGGATGACGAAGGAATGTGTGATGATAGCACGACCTGTTCAGAAGGCAGCATGTTGTTATAA
- the LOC128220251 gene encoding basic immunoglobulin-like variable motif-containing protein isoform X2, producing MKKQSVWEYFKTLAVLIYFTNMFKYVWPSYWKGTGVYQKIPIEEGKEDVPKIDREKEEDANSDDSKSELLESSDKTDDKEQSSCTVADNLTASTSNSSSVLQDGLSSTIDDEYATERVEAFEKTIKKTVTWNTTAEENAINENKAEKLQVSSLQSEHDGSGESCRPHDLFLDLDNNKDIEEDSLEEDDDNADETSPKGLFKSGKAGASWEVELGNERSRIAVARSGLDGKLNKRLQALTQARSQNSGERYIPPRVLVSANQIAQRKVLDLKRWYCMSRPQYKTSCGISSLVSCWNYLFSTLGHGNLHPITQEEALTTLTFRPPFSDIRFGPFTGNGTLIRWFRHLNDHFKVRGRCFYVYKPHGKNRTENVTAEDALAAMKKGLQDQNTTFIYHCQNHYFSPIGYEDVPLSPTEAYASSVEDSDTWILIGDPSRKHPSVHCKRWEDIVADLNCQNPEYLDIRRLDKGIQKRNTKKKGGNLHCIIGFQRSPFLSTRRTNIPMLTSRTLSPNRGCSHEARTLSPGRVHDHVRVERTVSPVRKSPTSPGPHSLADKPADVEMRYELFLPNDEEDDEGMCDDSTTCSEGSMLL from the exons ATGAAGAAGCAAAGTGTCTGggaatatttcaaaaccttgGCAGTTTTGATATACTTTACCAATATGTTTAAATACGTTTGGCCGA GTTACTGGAAAGGCACTGGTGTGTACCAGAAAATACCCATAGAAGAAGGTAAAGAAGATGTGCCAAAGATAGACAGAGAAAAGGAGGAGGATGCTAATTCAGATGACAGCAAATCTGAACTGTTAGAAAGTTCTGATAAAACTGATGATAAAGAACAAAGCTCTTGTACGGTTGCAGATAATCTTACTGCAAGTACTAGTAATAGTTCATCTGTTTTACAAGATGGACTTAGCAGTACAATTGATGATGAGTATGCCACAGAAAGAGTTGAAGCCTTTGAAAAGACAATTAAAAAGACAGTAACTTGGAACACAACTGCAGAAGAAAATGCCATCAATGAGAACAAAGCAGAAAAACTGCAAGTCTCAAGCCTGCAAAGTGAACATGATGGTTCTGGAGAATCCTGCAGGCCTCATGATTTATTTCTGGATTTGGACAATAATAAAGACATCGAAGAAGATAGTCTTgaagaagatgatgataatGCAGATGAAACCAGTCCTAAGGGGTTGTTTAAATCTGGCAAAGCAGGGGCTAGTTGGGAGGTTGAATTGGGCAATGAAAGGTCAAGAATTGCAGTTGCAAGATCAGGGCTAGATGGTAAATTGAATAAAAGACTGCAGGCATTAACCCAGGCCAGATCACAGAATTCAGGAGAGCGATACATTCCACCAAGGGTTTTGGTGTCTGCGAACCAGATAGCCCAGAGAAAGGTTCTTGATTTAAAGAGATG GTATTGCATGAGTAGGCCACAATACAAGACCTCCTGCGGGATCTCCTCCTTAGTGTCATGTTGGAACTACCTGTTCAGCACACTTGGACATGGCAA TTTGCACCCCATCACCCAGGAAGAGGCACTAACAACTCTTACTTTCCGCCCACCATTTAGCGACATCAGATTTGGGCCATTCACTGGGAATGGAACACTCATCAG ATGGTTTCGTCACCTGAACGACCATTTTAAAGTGCGTGGCCGTTGTTTCTACGTATACAAGCCCCATGGAAAGAATCGAACAGAAAACGTGACAGCAGAAGATGCTCTTGCTGCCATGAAGAAGGGCCTCCAGGACCAGAATACAACCTTCATCTACCATTGCCAGAACCACTACTTTTCTCCTATTGGCTATGAGGATGTGCCTCTGTCACCCACTGAGGCCTACGC AAGCAGTGTGGAGGATTCTGACACATGGATTCTTATTGGAGATCCCAGCAGAAAACACCCCAGTGTTCACTGTAAAAG ATGGGAGGATATAGTTGCAGACCTCAACTGTCAGAACCCGGAGTATCTGGATATAAGGAGACTTGACAAGGGCATACAGAAGAGAAACACTAAGAAG AAAGGAGGAAACCTGCACTGTATCATAGGGTTTCAAAGAAGTCCGTTTCTGAGCACAAGGAGGACCAACATCCCAATGCTTACCAGTCGTACGCTGAGCCCAAACAGGGGTTGTAGCCATGAAGCTCGGACACTGAGCCCAGGGAGGGTACACGACCATGTGCGAGTGGAGAGAACTGTTAGCCCTGTGAGGAAATCACCCACATCACCTGGCCCTCATTCTTTGGCTGATAAGCCAGCTGATGTTGAAATGAG GTATGAGTTGTTCCTTCCTAACGATGAAGAGGATGACGAAGGAATGTGTGATGATAGCACGACCTGTTCAGAAGGCAGCATGTTGTTATAA